The following are from one region of the Streptomyces fradiae genome:
- a CDS encoding ATP-dependent DNA ligase, producing the protein MGLKNVLPPAVPPAGRPALTLAGTDATMTELAAVSGSGAQARRLGLVRELFGAATTEEQEFLVRLLSGEVRQGALDAVALEGVARAAEVPPGDLRRAVMLEGSLPPVARAVLAEGPDALEAFTLRVGRPVQPMLAHTAGSVTEAVEALGPCAVEEKLDGIRIQVHRLGDEVRVYTRSLDDITGRLPEVVDTVREAAGDRLVLDGEVIALDLATGRPRPFQDIASRVGSRLDVTTARAALPLTPVFFDVLAADGLVLLDRPGRERHAVLARLLPEHLRVRRRLVTDPADPVAVEAAEDFFRDTLARGHEGALVKGLDAPYVAGRRGRTWLKVKPVHTLDLVVLAVERGHGRRTGLLSNLHLGARAADGTFVMLGKTFKGLTDEMLRWQTERLTELAVSDDGYTVRVRPELVVEIAFDGLQRSTRYPAGVTLRFARVLRHRPDKPAAEADTVETVLAAG; encoded by the coding sequence ATGGGCCTCAAGAACGTCCTGCCACCGGCCGTCCCGCCCGCCGGGCGGCCCGCGCTCACCCTGGCCGGCACCGACGCGACGATGACCGAGCTGGCCGCCGTCTCCGGTTCCGGGGCGCAGGCCCGGCGACTCGGCCTGGTCCGTGAGCTGTTCGGCGCCGCGACGACGGAGGAGCAGGAGTTCTTGGTGCGGTTGTTGTCAGGCGAGGTCCGGCAGGGCGCGCTCGACGCGGTCGCGCTCGAAGGCGTCGCCCGGGCGGCCGAGGTGCCGCCCGGGGACCTGCGGCGGGCGGTCATGCTCGAGGGCTCGCTGCCGCCGGTCGCGCGCGCCGTGCTCGCCGAGGGGCCGGACGCCCTGGAGGCGTTCACGCTGCGGGTCGGCAGGCCGGTACAGCCGATGCTCGCGCACACGGCGGGCAGCGTCACGGAGGCCGTCGAGGCGCTCGGGCCGTGTGCGGTGGAGGAGAAGCTCGACGGCATCCGCATCCAGGTGCACCGGCTCGGCGACGAGGTGCGGGTGTACACCCGTTCCCTCGACGACATCACCGGGCGGCTGCCCGAGGTGGTCGACACGGTCCGGGAGGCGGCGGGGGACCGGCTGGTTCTGGACGGGGAGGTGATCGCCCTCGACCTGGCGACCGGACGGCCGCGGCCGTTCCAGGACATCGCCTCCCGCGTCGGCTCCCGGCTCGACGTGACCACGGCGCGGGCCGCGCTGCCGCTGACGCCCGTGTTCTTCGACGTGCTCGCGGCGGACGGCCTGGTGCTGCTCGACCGCCCCGGGCGCGAACGGCACGCCGTGCTGGCCCGTCTGCTGCCCGAGCACCTCCGGGTGCGCCGGAGGCTGGTCACCGACCCGGCGGACCCGGTCGCCGTCGAGGCGGCCGAGGACTTCTTCCGGGACACCCTGGCCCGTGGCCACGAGGGCGCCCTGGTGAAGGGCCTCGACGCCCCGTACGTCGCCGGCCGGAGGGGGCGCACCTGGCTGAAGGTGAAGCCGGTGCACACCCTCGACCTGGTGGTCCTCGCCGTCGAACGCGGGCACGGCCGCCGCACCGGACTCCTGTCCAACCTGCACCTGGGCGCCCGCGCGGCGGACGGCACCTTCGTCATGCTGGGCAAGACGTTCAAGGGCCTCACCGACGAGATGCTCCGCTGGCAGACCGAGCGTCTCACCGAACTCGCCGTCTCCGACGACGGGTACACCGTCCGGGTCCGCCCCGAACTCGTCGTGGAGATCGCCTTCGACGGCCTCCAGCGCTCCACCCGCTATCCCGCCGGCGTCACCCTCCGTTTCGCCCGTGTGCTGCGGCACCGCCCGGACAAGCCGGCCGCCGAGGCGGACACGGTGGAGACGGTTCTCGCGGCGGGATGA